In Centroberyx gerrardi isolate f3 chromosome 7, fCenGer3.hap1.cur.20231027, whole genome shotgun sequence, the sequence GCCGTCCCCAAAATGGACGACCTGCTCGGTGGGTTGAGCGCTCTCAGCGACCTGCACGCCTTCAAGCTGCGTGTTGACCCGGGCAATTTCAAGGTAGCTCCCGACTATACATTTAGGCTACTGTAGCCTACCTCATCTATGTTATAACTTTAGAAATAGGCTATATTTGCCTACATTTAAAAAAACGTCTGCAAAAACGTCtatctcaacaagtcattttATCGAGCCTACTACTGAGTCTTGATATCTAATATCTTAAACAAGTAAAGAAATCTGCGAACACTGAGAGAAGTTCATTAGTTTCCAATGTAGATCAACTTGTTTTCAATTCATATTTCAatcaatttttgttttattttttgtgattttcttaAAACTAGTGGAATGATCTTCCTTATTCTGTCTTGCTTTAGGATATTGACATTCTTTCTAGAAAAAACACCGAATCAAGTGAAAATTCAttagaaacaaattaaattgtCTCACCCCATTGGTATAATTTTTAATTAAGGAAAATTCTATTTTAAGACTAAACATTATAGACTACGTGACGAACATTTCTGCACTCATTGTACACGCAGAAAATAGGCTATTTCACATGgaatatatttaaatgtatcGTAGCTTATATACCTATCCAAGAGTATTGAAATATGAGCTTATCCCAGGATACATTAATAACATTTACTGATattatgaaatgtgtgtgttcatcccaGGATATGTTATGGGCTATcctacataaatatatatagttAGGTTTTAACAAAATCATTTCTTCATGTATTTTCAGATCCTGTCCCACAACATCCTGGTGACGCTGGCTATCAATTTCCCTGCAGATTTCACTCCTGAAGTGCACGTGGCTGTGGATAAATTTCTCACAGCTTTGTCCGCTGCTTTGGCTgacaaatacagataaaatcAGAATGAGCTTTAACATGTGATGTTTGCTCCCTGTTGATGTCACAATAAAATCAACTGGCGATAATTGCaatccttttctttttccataGCACCACATATAACACCTGGCACAGCCAACACGATGCTTAAACGGCTAACATGTAGCCTGTATAACATGGACTTTAAGAATAGGCTACTACATTTAGTCATCTTGTTAACAGCTTTTTCAAATATTAACCCAATGGcacgtttgttttgttttacctaAGGTATAGGCATTTTCTTTCTAATTACACAGGCCATTCATTCTCAATTAGAAAGCATTGTAATACATTCACTGTCAGCAATCATTTAgtcatattgtatttttttaacatgGCTATCGACCTACAGGAGACCGGGGTTGtatgtcacactttttactttggCTTCCATATCTCCACAACCAAAAGTTAAACAGTATCCAAGATGAATTGAAAGCCTAGGATGTCCTGCAGAATTTGAGTTACCCTTGACGTAATTGTCCTATTTACAAGATGAGATATTGGATGTTCAATACACTGTGAGCATTTGTGCCCAGGTGAAAAAGAAATATAGTTAAGTTGTGCTTTTCTTCGATGtacttaatacattttaattgtgCTATACTAAGTGCATACTAAGTGTGTTATTTTGGAACAACTTTAAGTATGTTAAGTGTTCTTTTAGAAATGCTTAAGTTCAATTTTAAGCTAATTGCAATATATTTTAATGTACTTAGTTGTGTTAAAATGGAACAACTTCAAGTACCTTTATTGTAATTGAAATGTATTactttaaattacatttaaaataccCTTTTCTGTCGTATTTGAGGTACTCTCTGAGTATATCTTAAGTTTCATATCAATGTGTTCCATGGACACTTTCAATAGGATATCAGTTCATTAGTAATTTATTACCAGTATACTCCAAGAGCCACTATTAGTATAATAAAAAGCTGTTTAAGACCATTCAATAGCTCATTATTACTGCATTAAAAATATACTACTACTCCAGTACAATAAAAAGCagtagaaaatatattttaaagccaacacacacacacacacagaacactaGAAAAACTTTAATGTAGATCTTGTTGTGTACATTACAgtcaaaaaataaattccctGTGTACATAACAAGTACAGCATATATCACATCTTGaccaaaaataaattaaaataatatattgatCAGTGAGATGGTATGGCCGAGCTACTTTAAACAGAACAATTTGTAGCACACTTCAAATATACCTCTATTACTGAAATGTAAACTATGAATATGTCATCATTAATGCAATACAAGAATGATTTTCTTAGAGGCATGCCTCACATTGCAATGTCCTGCACAAAAAATATAAGAATCTAAAAAATAATGAAGTGCAGAAATAAAGTGCATTTTTTACAAACTCAAGGTAAGCGTACAAATGGTTGAACCAAACACAGAAACTAAAACTTAAATGTCACCATCTTCATCCTTCCAGTGGAGGGTCGGTTTTCTGTGAGTAGGACTCATTGCTGCATTTTCTGTGAATGAGGGCTCCCACTTCAGACACTGTGGTATTTGGAAACTGCTTTATCACGGTGTCTGTGGAAGGGAcaaagagacatttttttttttatataaaagcAAAATGAACCACTGAAATCAGTGTACCCTTATTTTATCTGCAGTCTACAAGAggaacattttttcattttgcttcaAAGTTGCTGTAACACAATATGGCACCACGATCTGGTGTCCTTTTGAAAGGTAACCATTTGTAGGTAGAAACCTATATTTTCAAGTTACAGCAGCCGTTCTaaattttttaaaatggcatCCTTTCAGGGTGAAATGTTTGTCCACACGGCAGCCAACCCATTTAATGCTTAGTTCTTTTATGTTAACatgaatggaaatgtaataCAAAAACGTTGTTAATGTAAATTCAGCCTAGGAGTTCATATATGATGAAATGTTATTAAATAGGTACAATGAATAATCAAAATGAATAAGTCTTGCAGTACCCCTGCCAAGTCTACATGGCATTCCAGTAGCACATCAACCAATTTGTGAATTAGTTTAACTGTGTTTAAGTACAAAGGTATCAAGCCAATGATTACCTACAtgaataccaatatttttaatacatttattttttaacagtaagatttgtttattttagtcAGACCCTTGATATGTAGAGACAGCAAAAACAGTGATCATGTATAGGATCCACACATACCTATGAGCACATTGACTTTGTGAGGGTCCAACTGGTCCTTTGCCGTTTGAATGCCTGATTTCCCTGTGAGTGTGGATTTGGCCAGTGTGTCTTTTCCAAAAATCAGCGTGGCCAAGTCTTGGGTGAAAAGAGAAACTTGTGATTTGTTGAGTCTCTCAAACATCCTTTTGGGGACTGTAACATCAGAATCAGCGAGTGCAATCTGGGTAGAAAAAGACACAGGCAGGGGTATTATAACAATGAATCACACAATACAAAGCAGGCACTATGACACTATATTTTCTGAAGTGCTcgtacatacagacacacagagacacaactaAAATAAATTCTTAGTACAACTATAACATTTTGATAATCACAAGGACTTTTCTAACCATTTCTGAGCATCCAGGGATACACAGCTCACTGGAACTTGGGCTTGAACTTGAGCTGAAAGATGAGCCTCTTCTCATGGCCTCAAAGACATCTTTGAGTGAGGCAACGATCCCAGGAAGCTCtacaagaaaaaaatgcagttgCAAGTATACTTAATTACATAGTTATGGCAGCACTGGCACCTAGTTCTGTTTGTCCTCCATTTGTAGTTTACAGTGTCTTTATGAAGTACTGCATGACTGTTGTTAACATtaaatctttattattattattattattcttttcttGATTTTGCTGTGCTAAGGCACCAAATTCAGACTTGCATCAAGGCAAGGTTCAAGTTGGGTATAGTAGGTAAAGGTTTGGTTCAACcataaaaagttgaatacagGAGATAATACTACAATGCTAATATACAATGGTAAAGTTAAGGAGAAATTTTCAGTGTAAATTTGTCTCATGTTAGTAAATGTGGACAAAAGTATAACATCACATGCAACTGCATGGTTTGGCCAGGTCTTACGAGGgcagatcacattttttcaagtCTGTCTTAAAACAAAACTCACATGCCCATATGTACAATGacgttattgttattattgagtTATTGGTCgctgttcctcctctccatgCTGGCCCTGAAGAGATACCTTCTCAAAAAGACTGTAACTTTGGAAGATATCCACTTGATTAGTCTAACACACACTGTTGACGCTTCATATTAGCTTTAACTTGAACTTTACAATATATTTTTACACACAGAATTTTGTCCCCCATCACTTACATTGGAATTGCATTAGGAAGGGATCTCTTTACAACTGGTATGGATATGAGGAATGATTACAGTGACCAATAACTCCCTCAATGTAAACATGAGTATGTGAGTATTGTGTTTGAGTACATGGATTTATGGCGGTTCTGCCAGTCAGTATCATGTGACATTACCGATACATACCTCGCCCAGAGTGATGTAGTGATCAATCTTCTCTTTGAAGATGTATGGGAGGAGAAGCCCAGCCATGGAGTCGATTCCTAcaatacacattacacacaacttttacttcaataatttttttaaaggatataCTTTTTAATGTAACTGAATTAAACAATTTTTATGTGTCAATACTCAAAATTGCTAACagaaaaatacagtatgtaaactGAATTAGTCAAAATCCTATTTACTACCCTTTCATTCAATTCACATCTCATAGGGCCTTGTCAGTTTTTTTAAGTTGGGATCACCAATGCTACCCCAACCAAATTAAAACGTTGATTTAGAGCCAAATAGTCCAAGCAAGTGCACATACATTAGTTACAAGTAGCATAACATATTACTGTCAGTACCTGGTAAATGCTCAGCTAGGGcatcctctcttgtctccttgTGTAGCTGTTAATGGCGATTTCCCCTGATCCAGTTTCAGCACATTTGGTAGTACACTGGTGAAACTCTCACTGAAGCGGTGACAGATGTAGCCTGTTGAAGGGTGGATGCGCTCGACCTCATCAAActgtaaaatgataaaacagtaACTATTACAACACTGAATACCTCATTAACTCATAGCTAATatttgatgatgataatgaaatgTTGCAAACCTCACTCTGGAGTTACCAGGCCAAATCTCAATCAATGGCAATTTTGGAAGAAGGAAAAAACCCTGCAATACTATTTTGTGTAGCTGACCCATAGGCTAAACACTGTAGGATATTGAGGAAGCAGTAAGGTAAGGTCTAATTGTCTTAATTATTCTATTGCTTTTTTTGTGCACCCTTCCATCCCTAACTAACAGACATGACCTGCAATTTCAAAACAGCTCAACTTGCATCAAGCAATGAGTGTAAGTGGTATTCACCTCCCTTCCCTTCAACAGCAATATCTGTTTACAAAGTAGTGTTAACACCCCTATATTATTTAGGTCGTTTTGTTATACTTACCCCAGAAGGTGTTCTTAAGAATGGGTATTTTTTCAGTATGCCCTACAGTCCCCTCTGCAATCTCCAGACACAGTCACAGTCTCTCCATCCACTTCATTGTCTGAgatgcaaaaacaaaagcatacaCAATCATTAGCATAGGcgtacacatgtgcacacagatGAACTAGTTAACTGATACAGGGTCATATAATGTAAGGCATCTGCATATCCCTTATTTCATTCAAGcatcaaaatatatttagaaAATAGATGTTTTTAAGAAGTTTTAATTCAACTATTAGCCTAATTAAGTTATAAATGATTCAATCTTAGCATACTcaataaatgtttaaataaaagcaaattccCTATAGCTGACATTACCTCATAAACAATTAGGTTGGCACCATCACTAAATAAACTTGTCACCAGTTGAATCATTTATATGATGTGAGGGGTTTGAAATTATCCTCAGCTGACAGTCTAATGTTATGCAGCCTACCAATCTACAAATTGTGTCATTGTTTTACATGTCTTACTATCCAAGGACACAAGAAAGAACCcctatatacatactgtatgtttatacaGTAAAAACAAGCAAGGCTGTCTTAAACATGACCAAGGCGATCGGGTGGCAGATCGGTATTTTATTTCCGTTCTAAATATAAGAATGTTGGCGGCCAGCTTACATAATGGGAATACCTCTTTTTGATGCAACTGTTGTATAGCCTAACTAAATCGCTATGTTTGCCATATGCACAAAAAACACTATTAAGGGGAAGCAGGAgtcgctctctgcctctcatccACTCAATGTGCCTTTGGAAACACACAGGCTAACAGAGGTCGGAGTGGTAGaccgctaaaaaaaaaatagttctcTAGTTCTCTCCTTGAGAAAAGATTTTCAGCAACTTTTACATCAGATGTTAACACTATCCAAAATTCTATTTAAGGATTTTGATAAAGGCTATAACTAACGTATAAGGGCCAGGCATAGCATTAGGCTATGTACATTTAGAGGATTAACATTAGTTGCTCAGTCATCATTGCCCAAGTTAACTTAACTCCATTGGAGCATATGAGTGGGGACTGGTAGAAACAGGCTAAGCAATGAGCCTGCCTAACTGTTAGATATTTAAGGAAAAAAACGCTATGGCTGAACTTGTGATTTCAATTTAGCTAGTTATCTTTTGAAATCGGAATTATTTTTCTTAAGAATAGTGCATTTCCAATTAGCCTGAAAAATGCACGCAAGTCCCAGGCTGTATTGATTCAGATCTATCTCCGTGTTTTCCTGCTCTTGGTTAACTCTTTTAGGTTAGCTCAatagctaacctagctagctatgtgCTAGTATGTGGCTAActttagctagctggctagaaTTCCTATATTAACCAAAACATGTGTAGGTGGATGATAAAATCGCTCCTGAAATAACGTGTACCTACAGACTCATCTTATTTTAGCAACAAGCCATGTTGTGCAATCCTGAATTGGTAGAATGATTTCACACACACGATGAAAAGATGATTAGCCTTGCTacttagctaacattagcataaTTAGAGCATGCTAGTTACCAAGATCTTAAGAGTTAACTTACCCCTGCATTTCTGTGCCTCTTCGTCACTTGTATTCCAGCTTCTATTGGTGTTTTAATGAGCCCATCCGTTGACAAACTCGATAAACGAGACATTTTGGCACCACTTTACACCTGAGGGCACCACTGTGAGAGCGCGCGGTACCAAAAGGCTGAGATGAAGGCTGACCGTTAGTTTTGAAAGGGGGAGGGGTCAAAATCCCGATAGCCGGGAAAGTCGTCCTACCGCCCACTGCTGGCAGCATtaattgtgttttctgtgtaatGTAATTTACATGCTGACATTAAAATGATAGCCATTTCATGAGCCTACTGATTACTTTTTGATTAAGCAcacaaccatttttttttaccatatcaTTTTGCGTACTAATGAAGACATGGATAAATATAAAAACTATAATCCGAAAACACgtgaaaatgacaaatgttaAGCAAGCTAAGCTTTTAAGTAAGCCAGCCTCACTGACTCATATGCAGACCGCACAGACTGAGAGCTGTATTaaaataaaactgcacattaAACTGATAAAGCCCCTAACTCCCCCTGAACCCCTAAATCTATACATATGATACTGCCAAATTTGCATGCTCTTATTGTACCTTAAATTGGAGGTAAAATGGTACAAATGTGAACTTTTTGCTGTCAGAAATGTCTGTGTACCTTTTAGGTGCAAAAAACGGTACACAATTAGTATGTTAAGGTCCACTAGCATACCTTTGAGGGTACATTAGGGACAAGTGTACCTGTAGGGACAGAAATGGACCTGTACTGTACCCCTATTTCTGAGTGTATATGTAATTCCTCCATATTGAACAAGACTTATTTGACGGGGCATCAAGGAAGGCCTCAACCTTTCCAGAGAAGGTTGGTTCTTTTCCTTAGAATAAAGTACTCTTCATGTAATTATACTACAATACACTTTTAGCGAAATGAATTTCATAAGTACACTAAATTACCACTATAAGTATTTGCAATTTAATATACTTTTTCAAAGTACACTGAAGTACAGCTTAAAATGAACTAACATTAAAGTGCACTGTTTGTAAGTATACTTAAATACACTTCTAATGAAGTGAAATTAAAGTACACTTTAATAAAGCATACTAATAGTGTATTACAAAGGACTTGAAAATAAGTATACCTTTCATAAGTACACTAAATTACCACTATAAGTATTTGcaatttagtatactttttaaaagtacACTTACGTAAAATTTACAATACACTTACAATAAAGTACACTTTTTATAAGTTCACTGAAATACCACTTTAAGTATTGCAGAATtagtatatttatttttagtacACTGAAGTTGAACTTAATGACATCTATTTTGAAGTACACTTTTTAAAAGTACATGTTAAATATACTTTAAATTAAGcacaaaaagtaaaagtatactTGTAATAACTTTTGTATACTTAAATTATATTTCTAATACACTAAAGTATACTACTTTTTGACCTGGGTGACAACCATCCCCACAACGGGGTTGGTTGTCACACAGTATGGGGTCGGTTGTCACAATTTTTACACCTGAAGGTGAGGGTGGCATAAATGATTGTTTGACCACATTTGAGAATCATTCAACTTTATTTACAATCATTGTCAAAAAGGTAACACCAGTATGATTATAGTTCATGTTTTCaactttctttatttctttttagaaaaccatcacatttaattaatatatatatatatatatatatatatatacaaaaagaGCATGTATTTAAGTTTAATTCCTCTCCAAACAtttataaacaaaacaacaattttaCTAACATTCATAAACAGGGCCAATCACATAACTAGGCCTGTAGAGCTGGCTGTCACATGTGACAACCAACCCCAATGGGGGAGTTATGCTAAAGGTCATGCTAACAACTTTGCTATATCCAAGGgaacaaacacaacatttatACTGTAGCTCTCCTTGCCCTCTTTTCAGTGATAAAGTTGATTTTAAAGTATATTCATACATCAACATAGttctacaaaacaaaaatcaagacTTTGAAAATTTAGTTTGAGtcataaaaaacagaaaatgcccCCTTACCTCAAATCCTTTACATCCATACACAAACTGACCACAAAGGTAACCTTTGTCCTCAAGGCTGAACATTTCATTATCAAAATTTTTAAACAGCGCCCCCTGGTTTGAAGGATATAAGCAATGTGACAGCCAACCGTGTGACAACCaaccccggtctcccctatGAAGCGGGCTGTGACCAGAAGAttgttggtttgaatccccagaacGGCTGAGCCCTCCCTCATCAACCACTGTCCCTTGGGCAAGCTGGCAGTTTAAAAACGCTCTCAGCAGCACGAGGTGAAAATCTGTAGTGTGAGCTGTCATATCACTTGACTTTATTCTATCAAATTTGTCTAGGATGTTGCAGATGACAGctagtgtgtgagagagagatattcaCATGCATCCGGAGGGGGGGTGCTAATCAAAACGGAAGGGTAATTCTGCTTCTCGACACCCTAAATaacgtttttaaaatgttgagaaaacagattatgatttttgtcttttattcgtctccgccaacaaaaactgTTCCCTCAGCATTCTAATAACAAATGTTCCCAAGCTACACACAAGTTACAGCAACACATAAACTATTAGACCACCTGTAAAGCGGAGTGAATCATACATAATAAAACGGACggttatattatatatcagatACTGCTGTAATGtctcctgtccaatcaaatgACTCGACcagaactaactgttgtataaataCCGTTATCTGCTGCTACAAACTAACGTTAACAAATAGGCGGAATGGTATAGTCATCGTCGCTGTTCCCTCCGAACAATTTCCAATGTGACACAAAACAATGGCCGCGTCAGGACGGACGGACACGATAGCCAGCACTCAAAGTTCACGTTAAAGTTTGCCGAGAGTCGGTGTTACCTTATCAGTCAATATATGTTTGAGAAACGTAAAAGCGACTTTCAACTGCAGCAAGCTAATTAGCTGATCATAGACACAACCAACGGCGTTATTGTGCTGCTACTAAACTACATACACGTTAGCTAGAATGCTAACATGATGCTCAACCCTTCCGCCGAGTTACCCGATGATCGAAAATCAATGTACAAACAATCCCAAAACAGCTTGTACAAATGCGGCGATAAAACCAGCCCTATTAGCGTCATACTGGTTAGCTCTGGCAGCCGGGGGAACAAACTGCTTTTCCGGTACCCTTTCCAAAGAGTTGCAGAgtgtccctcctccctcacagGTAGGTGTAGCATTAGCATCTCTCTAACCAGGCAGTGAGACACAGAACCACTGTTTATTCAGGGAAAGTCGAGTGAGCATCATGATATTTTCAATTAACACCTTGCCTCGTAttcatatatttacatatttacataccAGAGAGCTGCCCAATACAGCCACAATCTTCTACTGTCGGCCAATTAGCAGctacactgaatatacaaaatattagtgACACTTATGTTTTCATGAAGTAGCCTACACTGAtaaggtgaatccaggtaaaagccattaccccttcccttattgatttcccttattgaatctataccaatcacaaagaagGAGATGTGGATAAAgggaagcagacgagttagagaaggatttttaagttttgagacaattgagatgtggattgtgcaaaaggggctgcaactcaatatcaggaagatgctcctaatattttgtacattcagtgtatatggagcagttggggggttgagtgccttgctcaagggcatagtggtagttgttgagggCGAGGAGAGCGCTGATCATTCACTTAGTGtaatttttctgtctgtgtgatgtTTAGTTGGACCTTACTAAAACAAAATCTGCCTCACAACGCCTATGTGGGTGCTCTCATGTTTATGGCCATTTTAGGAATCACCAGTTTTACTATTAAGAAAgtttttcatcatttccttatatatactaatactaatactattcAATTTTGGAATTGACTTAAGTTGCCATGAGTAGGTCTAACTAAGGCAGGTTACTTACCTATTCCTAGTCTGACTAGTGGTGAGTACATACTGAAGTACAGTAAACCACCATTAACtacaatactatactactacaTAAAATTTGATTGATAAAAATGCTTAGCATTTTGTGGATCTTGGCTGGGGCAAATCTCTTACTTAAAATATAGTTTTTATTATCAGTTTAAGCATCTGAACTAATAATTTTATTTCTGTCTACTAGCAAAACAACGAAGTCCATATGCATTGAACACAACAGGGGATGTTCTTGAAGATCAGGATGGCGATTCCAGGTACTGTTGGCCTTCATCTCATATTAACCAGTTTATATGTGTGAGTTGCTTGCTTCAAGAGATAGATTGACACTGCCTTGTGTCGGTTAAAGACGACCGATGTCAGCATCCGAGCTACCTTTTGTTGTCCATGTGAGCTGCTTTCTGTCATTATGTTGCCTCTCCCTCTTGCTTTTGATTTGAAACTTATCAGTTTACCTACAACCTGAATATATTTTTCTCGTGGAACTGAGGAGCTGACACCCCATTAGATCCATGGGCTGGGCCCTACGGCTCCCccttaaatgaattaaaaaaaagtattgatttGTAGGATGTTATGTTGAATAAGCTGGTGGTTCTCTAAACTGAGCCTACACTTTCACCTCGCCATGCCTATAATTTTCCCTTAAACACAGTACCAGCCCCTGCTTGAATATAATCTGTTATACTAACTGGTAAAAAGAACAAGCCCATAAACAATTCACACATCTCctgaagactttttttttctctccaagtTCAGCTCAACAAACTGCCTCAGTTATACACTCAGTTGTCTGCTGGTGCAGAACGAAACAAATGTGTTCAGAGTGGATGACCTGTTACAGCACTCTGGATGTGGTagacacattttgttttgctgtctttCTATGTCACAGATGGCCAGCCGATCTTGGCATGAGattgactcttttttttttttttactt encodes:
- the LOC139928242 gene encoding hemoglobin subunit alpha-like: MSLTAQDKSVVNAFWGKVAGKADAIGAEALGRMLVVYPQTKTYFASWPDHSPGSAPVQKHGKTVMKAITDAVPKMDDLLGGLSALSDLHAFKLRVDPGNFKILSHNILVTLAINFPADFTPEVHVAVDKFLTALSAALADKYR